One window from the genome of Salvia splendens isolate huo1 unplaced genomic scaffold, SspV2 ctg80, whole genome shotgun sequence encodes:
- the LOC121791385 gene encoding p21-activated protein kinase-interacting protein 1-like gives MSLVAGSYERFIWGYKLNRSLTLTSLFSFPSHLSTIKTVAVAGTVAVSGGNDDCVKIYDLASSSEVGSFHHSASVTSVAFYSPPSLSSLPRNLLAADANGSVSIYDADHFVLLKSVKIHKKSINSMSVHPSGKIALTVGHDQCMALVNLM, from the coding sequence ATGAGTTTGGTGGCAGGGTCATACGAGCGTTTCATTTGGGGCTACAAACTGAACCGTTCACTAACCCTAACCTCACTCTTCTCCTTCCCCTCCCACCTCTCCACCATCAAAaccgtcgccgtcgccggcaCCGTCGCGGTCTCAGGCGGCAACGACGACTGCGTCAAAATCTACGACCTCGCCTCCTCTTCCGAGGTAGGATCCTTCCACCACTCCGCCTCCGTCACATCCGTCGCCTTCTACTCCCCACCTTCCCTCTCCTCCCTCCCGCGGAACCTCCTCGCAGCCGACGCCAATGGCTCGGTCTCCATCTATGACGCCGACCACTTCGTGCTGCTCAAATCCgtcaaaattcacaaaaaatcGATCAATTCGATGTCCGTGCATCCCTCGGGTAAGATAGCGCTGACCGTCGGCCACGACCAGTGCATGGCGCTGGTCAATTTGATGTGA